In Pelmatolapia mariae isolate MD_Pm_ZW linkage group LG13, Pm_UMD_F_2, whole genome shotgun sequence, a genomic segment contains:
- the LOC134640219 gene encoding uncharacterized protein LOC134640219, with product MPPKKGPTPEEVKDIKTSLGALCGDVAAVRVQQELLLGLLEEVKQLRLQNAEKDRRIMDLERRVDELEQYTRTNDVVTSGIKIKPRSYVRAVAGNVGEPSDEETRSVEQQVASFLQSKGIEMDLEHIEARHPLPRRSDRPPAVIMRFVNRKNKVALLKQGRKLKGTDVFINEHLTRKNADIARKARQLKKNGKIQHTWVTNCKIFIKLNGTPEEAKVLIVRNMEDLDKYN from the coding sequence ATGCCACCCAAGAAAGGCCCAACACCAGAGGAGGTCAAGGACATTAAAACCTCCCTCGGAGCGCTGTGCGGAGACGTGGCTGCAGTCAGGGTGCAGCAGGAGCTGCTTCTGGGGCTTCTGGAGGAGGTAAAACAGCTACGCCTCCAAAATGCCGAGAAGGACAGACGGATCATGGATCTCGAGCGGCGGGTGGATGAGCTGGAGCAGTACACCCGTACGAACGACGTGGTCACCAGCGGTATTAAAATCAAGCCGCGCTCATACGTGCGCGCGGTGGCCGGGAACGTCGGGGAGCCCAGCGACGAGGAGACCCGCTCGGTGGAGCAACAGGTGGCGTCCTTCCTCCAAAGCAAGGGGATAGAGATGGACCTGGAGCACATAGAAGCACGTCACCCACTGCCCAGGAGGAGCGACAGACCGCCGGCCGTCATTATGAGATTCGTCAATCGGAAGAATAAGGTCGCACTGCTGAAACAAGGACGCAAACTGAAAGGCACGGACGTTTTCATTAATGAGCATCTGACACGAAAAAACGCAGACATCGCGAGGAAGGCAAGGCAACTGAAGAAGAACGGTAAAATACAACATACATGGGTAACAAACTGCAAGATTTTCATTAAGCTAAACGGGACACCAGAAGAGGCAAAAGTACTGATAGTGAGGAACATGGAGGATCTGGACAAGTACAACTGA